The following coding sequences are from one Arcobacter sp. CECT 8986 window:
- a CDS encoding GGDEF domain-containing protein — protein MFVLLIANLIYNFRDYGVKNIDDKAHVLAKTIEHSLTSQMVTGVIENRELFLSQLEDLPNIDKIWLSRGKDVVEMFGIGFNNEIARDDIDKEVLKTGNIKRVISENIFSKSHYRITIPYKASTQGKINCMQCHTNAKEGDTLGAITITMSIDDSKEVGITTVAHAAIIALVLMVIIIFLINMLISPFLSVFDEIKRVMSKAQDGDYSQRIDNPEGKESKDVASWINGLLEKLESSLDAMDSKISVFLTENSVDEEDHLINVKNTVDRLSDVYRFRKTIEYDDTLEEVYSRLAHVFKEQLGLKDFNFFESDTIHNKINVVYVENQLYCDITQMGCRADRTNTIIDSTQFENVCSACTKCKETNYFCVPYSISNELDLIVSIYTNKEEETRRIRELIPYIKDYIDTAKTVIVSKKLMNILELNARTDPLTGLYNRKYLEDSIDKITAQATRANIKYGVLMVDIDHFKKVNDTYGHDVGDNAIKIVAETLTENTRESDIVIRFGGEEFIVLLYNCDEQAVEKLSLKIKEAFALKKIPAGNTTISKTMSVGTSMYPKDNDNVKNCIKYADLALYEAKETGRNKVVAFHEELLKK, from the coding sequence ATGTTTGTTTTATTAATTGCCAATCTAATTTATAACTTTAGAGATTATGGTGTTAAAAATATTGATGATAAAGCACATGTACTTGCTAAAACTATTGAACATTCCTTAACTTCCCAAATGGTTACAGGAGTTATCGAAAATAGAGAACTATTCTTAAGTCAATTGGAAGATTTACCAAATATTGATAAGATTTGGCTAAGTAGAGGCAAAGATGTTGTTGAGATGTTTGGTATTGGATTTAACAATGAAATAGCAAGAGACGATATTGATAAAGAGGTTTTAAAAACTGGAAATATAAAAAGAGTAATTAGTGAAAATATTTTTTCAAAAAGTCATTATAGAATTACTATTCCTTATAAAGCTTCAACTCAAGGTAAAATCAATTGTATGCAATGCCATACAAATGCAAAAGAAGGTGATACTTTAGGTGCAATTACAATTACAATGTCAATTGATGATTCTAAAGAAGTAGGTATTACTACTGTTGCTCATGCAGCAATTATTGCTTTAGTATTAATGGTTATTATTATTTTCTTAATTAATATGCTTATCTCTCCATTTTTAAGTGTATTTGATGAGATAAAAAGAGTTATGAGTAAAGCACAAGATGGTGATTATTCGCAAAGAATAGATAATCCAGAAGGTAAAGAATCAAAAGATGTTGCTTCATGGATTAATGGATTACTTGAAAAATTAGAGAGTTCTTTAGATGCAATGGATTCTAAAATATCAGTTTTCCTAACAGAAAATAGTGTTGATGAAGAAGACCATTTAATTAATGTAAAAAATACTGTTGATAGATTATCTGATGTTTATAGATTTAGAAAAACTATCGAGTATGATGATACTCTTGAAGAGGTATATTCAAGACTTGCACATGTATTTAAAGAACAATTAGGTTTAAAAGATTTCAACTTCTTTGAATCAGATACAATTCACAATAAGATAAATGTAGTGTATGTAGAAAATCAATTGTATTGTGATATTACACAAATGGGTTGTAGAGCAGATAGAACAAATACAATAATTGACTCAACACAATTTGAAAATGTATGCTCTGCATGTACAAAATGTAAAGAGACTAACTATTTTTGTGTTCCTTACTCTATATCTAATGAACTAGATTTAATTGTATCAATTTATACAAATAAAGAGGAAGAGACAAGAAGAATTAGAGAACTTATTCCATATATTAAGGATTATATTGATACTGCTAAAACAGTTATTGTAAGTAAAAAACTTATGAATATTCTTGAATTAAATGCAAGAACTGACCCTTTAACAGGACTTTATAATAGAAAATATTTAGAAGATTCAATTGATAAAATTACAGCACAAGCAACAAGGGCAAACATCAAATATGGTGTATTAATGGTAGATATTGACCACTTCAAAAAAGTAAATGATACTTATGGACATGATGTTGGAGATAATGCAATTAAAATAGTTGCTGAAACATTAACTGAAAATACAAGAGAGTCAGATATTGTTATTAGATTTGGTGGCGAAGAGTTTATTGTTTTACTTTATAATTGTGACGAGCAAGCAGTTGAAAAATTATCTTTAAAAATAAAAGAGGCTTTTGCACTTAAAAAAATACCAGCTGGGAATACAACAATTAGTAAAACTATGAGTGTTGGTACAAGTATGTATCCAAAAGATAATGACAATGTAAAAAATTGTATTAAATACGCTGACTTAGCTTTATATGAAGCAAAAGAGACAGGAAGAAACAAAGTAGTAGCCTTTCACGAAGAATTATTAAAGAAGTAG
- the argB gene encoding acetylglutamate kinase, translated as MHKKQHKVQVLLDAIPHIKKFYGKTIVIKYGGSAQTSPDLQAKFAEDIVLLKLVGMNPIIVHGGGAKISDLLEKLGIPTEFVNGHRVTSQETMRIVEMVLSGDINKNITSLLNHHGAKAIGISGKDSSIINAKPKEDGKFGFTGVVTKVNGELINNLVKQGYIPVIAPIADSDKPNHPGYNINADVAASKVAIAVNAQKVLFLTDTKGVLDKEGNLLNSLDKEDVENLKEDGTIAGGMIPKVDSCIDAIYNGVNKAHIIDGRVEHSILLELFTSDGVGTQFLRKDGKNNGIDIEKLLKEI; from the coding sequence ATGCATAAAAAACAACATAAAGTTCAAGTGTTGCTGGATGCAATACCTCATATTAAAAAATTTTATGGAAAAACAATAGTTATTAAATATGGTGGTTCTGCACAAACTAGTCCTGATTTACAAGCAAAATTTGCAGAAGATATAGTATTATTAAAATTAGTAGGTATGAATCCAATCATTGTTCATGGTGGTGGAGCTAAAATCTCTGATCTTCTAGAAAAGTTAGGAATACCAACTGAATTTGTAAATGGGCATAGAGTAACAAGTCAAGAAACTATGAGAATTGTTGAGATGGTTCTTAGTGGTGATATAAATAAAAATATCACTTCATTACTAAATCACCATGGCGCAAAAGCTATTGGTATTTCAGGTAAAGATTCATCAATAATAAATGCAAAACCTAAAGAAGATGGGAAATTTGGTTTTACAGGTGTTGTTACAAAAGTAAACGGTGAACTTATTAACAACCTAGTAAAACAAGGTTATATTCCAGTAATCGCACCAATTGCAGATAGTGATAAACCAAACCATCCAGGATATAATATAAATGCAGATGTTGCAGCAAGTAAAGTTGCAATTGCAGTAAATGCCCAAAAAGTACTTTTCCTAACAGATACAAAAGGTGTACTTGATAAAGAGGGAAATCTACTTAATTCATTAGATAAAGAAGATGTTGAGAATCTAAAAGAAGATGGAACAATTGCAGGTGGAATGATTCCTAAAGTTGATTCTTGTATTGATGCTATTTATAATGGAGTGAATAAAGCACACATTATTGATGGTAGAGTTGAACACTCAATTTTACTAGAGCTTTTTACTAGTGATGGTGTTGGTACTCAATTTCTTAGAAAAGATGGGAAAAACAACGGAATTGACATAGAAAAATTATTAAAAGAAATATAG